In a single window of the Paenibacillus sp. MMS20-IR301 genome:
- a CDS encoding glycosyl hydrolase 115 family protein, which yields MEEHTLFKRGSTVRIYLAETENSAVLIAVNNLIRDIAAVCGSAAEISREIGLCSVVIGTVDNDNAGLADVLNSRNVPLDRLQAEGAYRWEGYLHQLADGVLYIAGTDRRGTIYGIYDLCGQLGVSPWYYWGDVPVKLKDSFSLPADYAKADWPSVKYRGIFINDEEELNDWARLHTADGTIGPEAYERIFELLLRLKGNYIWPAMHVNFFNGNLRNGALAEQMGVVVGTSHCDMLLRSNQNEWEPWIKSKGYTDAVYDYSIEGRNREILREYWQESVELNKDYEVSYTMGMRGIHDSGFHTQAIDADEALSAEEKTAAKVRLLGEIIQDQRKILQDVLGEVRAGEVLQTFVPYKEVLDLYNLGLEVPEDVTLIWANDNFGHMRRYPDAAERERSGGNGLYYHSSYWAHGGTAMSYLFINSIPLAHTGNELKKSYESGIQKIWVQNIGGLKPLEQDMEFFLRYGWEAGQAEGLTKDTRKFSEHWINMNFSGNHGAEAAELYETFAQVTNVRKIEHMNSDVFSQTVLGDEAGRRLMLLEDIFRRGNAILYSLPEAERAAFFQLFLMKIHASYYTNHEFYYADRSTLSYARGNMQAADKYAELSAAMLDYKRSMLHFYNRIMSGGKWEGMLTPESFPPPPTAMYPASKPALSITGSGARVDLWNNADSLSFSAYGRSQKWMELGNQGAGSFPYFIEVREGADWITVSETEGIIQEEQRILVSVADPVQQAGRQGLIVVHDRRDGSEYPVKVQVEQAAELPAGNPGYLEADGYISIPADGYDRSVFHEAGQYGWVTVPGIGRHEGAAVMAWHSGLKPLETVPGENPYLEYGLYLQHSGSFKLEIHRFLTLNSTGRIRFAIGMDEAEPVLVESDTRDEWTGSWQEAVFSNGETLTVQLPFLSAGRHVLRLYMVDPYVTLTKFVLYTTAESGGNLGPVYSRRNYTSAAGYGLEAPDVQWDRLEQLCSSWYTASPGEAPLPDVLYADEEFFKTTDQIFNKVRSMPQAALGERRYASLRAADGTKNWLAAFGSGSFTEESGVLAIEAEYALENSADAYLTPGADGSGLSWSHLQAQTNGRTGLAMHVAPPGIQWDDPQQAPAMHYGLNISTPGVYRVWMLLRHYNDKSDSCYLALDGQVQLLAEQLGKGTLHTYNTAYVYYWCLISELEITAGRHIFSVLARKSQLRIDRIYLTTGGELPPADAQWKDSLRA from the coding sequence TTGGAGGAACATACATTATTTAAGCGGGGCAGCACAGTACGCATCTACTTGGCGGAAACGGAGAACAGCGCGGTACTTATAGCGGTTAACAATCTGATCCGGGATATTGCTGCGGTATGCGGCTCTGCGGCAGAGATTTCACGGGAGATCGGTCTGTGCAGCGTTGTGATCGGGACTGTGGACAATGACAATGCCGGGCTGGCAGATGTGCTGAACAGCAGGAATGTGCCGCTCGACAGGCTGCAGGCTGAAGGCGCTTACCGCTGGGAGGGGTATCTCCATCAGCTGGCGGACGGTGTACTGTATATAGCCGGGACGGACAGAAGGGGAACGATTTACGGAATCTATGATTTATGCGGACAGCTCGGCGTCTCCCCCTGGTATTACTGGGGCGATGTTCCGGTTAAGCTGAAGGATTCCTTCAGCCTTCCGGCGGATTATGCCAAGGCAGACTGGCCGTCTGTGAAATACCGGGGGATCTTCATTAATGATGAAGAGGAGCTGAATGACTGGGCCAGACTGCATACGGCTGACGGTACAATCGGACCTGAGGCTTATGAGCGGATATTCGAGCTGCTGCTCCGCCTGAAGGGCAACTATATCTGGCCGGCGATGCATGTGAATTTCTTCAACGGCAATCTCCGGAACGGGGCACTCGCTGAACAGATGGGGGTTGTCGTCGGGACTTCCCACTGTGATATGCTGCTGCGGAGCAATCAGAATGAATGGGAGCCGTGGATTAAGAGCAAGGGATATACGGATGCAGTTTACGATTACTCCATTGAAGGACGGAACCGCGAAATTCTGCGTGAGTACTGGCAGGAAAGCGTGGAGTTGAACAAAGACTATGAGGTTAGCTATACGATGGGCATGCGCGGAATTCACGACTCCGGCTTCCACACACAGGCGATTGATGCCGACGAAGCCTTGAGTGCGGAGGAGAAGACCGCAGCCAAGGTCCGGCTGCTTGGTGAGATTATTCAGGACCAGCGGAAGATTCTTCAGGATGTGCTCGGCGAGGTCCGGGCCGGTGAAGTGCTGCAGACATTTGTTCCTTACAAAGAAGTACTGGACCTGTACAATCTCGGCCTTGAAGTGCCGGAGGATGTTACCTTAATCTGGGCGAATGACAACTTCGGGCATATGCGCCGTTATCCCGATGCGGCAGAGCGGGAGCGCAGCGGCGGCAACGGGCTGTATTATCACTCCTCTTACTGGGCGCACGGGGGAACAGCGATGAGTTATCTGTTCATCAATTCGATCCCGCTCGCGCACACGGGCAATGAATTGAAGAAGTCGTATGAATCCGGGATACAGAAGATTTGGGTACAAAATATCGGCGGACTCAAGCCGCTGGAGCAGGATATGGAATTCTTCCTGCGTTACGGGTGGGAGGCCGGCCAAGCGGAAGGCCTCACTAAAGACACACGGAAATTCAGCGAGCACTGGATCAACATGAATTTCTCCGGCAATCACGGCGCCGAAGCGGCTGAATTATATGAAACCTTCGCCCAGGTTACGAATGTGCGGAAGATTGAGCATATGAACTCGGATGTATTCTCGCAGACGGTGCTCGGCGATGAGGCCGGACGCAGGCTGATGCTGCTTGAGGATATTTTCCGCCGGGGCAATGCCATCCTGTACAGCCTGCCGGAAGCGGAGCGGGCGGCCTTCTTCCAGCTGTTCCTGATGAAGATTCATGCCTCTTACTATACCAATCATGAATTCTACTATGCTGACAGAAGCACACTCTCTTATGCGCGGGGGAACATGCAGGCGGCAGACAAGTATGCGGAGCTGTCTGCCGCCATGCTGGACTACAAGCGGAGCATGCTGCATTTCTATAACCGCATCATGAGCGGCGGCAAATGGGAGGGCATGCTTACGCCGGAGAGCTTCCCGCCGCCGCCGACCGCGATGTATCCGGCCAGCAAGCCGGCACTCAGCATCACCGGAAGCGGCGCCCGGGTAGATCTGTGGAACAATGCCGATAGCCTCAGCTTCTCGGCATACGGCCGGTCGCAGAAGTGGATGGAGCTGGGGAATCAAGGCGCAGGCAGCTTCCCGTATTTCATTGAAGTCAGGGAAGGCGCGGACTGGATTACCGTATCTGAAACTGAAGGCATCATTCAAGAGGAGCAGCGGATACTGGTCTCGGTAGCAGACCCGGTGCAGCAGGCCGGCCGGCAGGGGCTTATCGTCGTCCATGACCGGCGGGACGGCAGTGAATATCCTGTGAAGGTGCAGGTGGAGCAGGCTGCAGAACTTCCCGCAGGAAATCCCGGCTACCTCGAAGCCGACGGGTATATTTCCATCCCGGCTGACGGGTATGACCGCAGCGTCTTCCATGAAGCCGGGCAGTACGGCTGGGTAACGGTGCCGGGCATAGGCCGGCATGAGGGAGCAGCGGTAATGGCCTGGCATTCCGGGCTTAAGCCGCTTGAGACTGTGCCGGGGGAGAATCCATATCTGGAATACGGGCTGTATTTACAGCATAGCGGCAGCTTCAAGCTGGAGATCCACCGCTTCCTTACCTTGAATTCCACCGGCCGGATCCGTTTCGCTATCGGCATGGATGAGGCGGAGCCGGTGCTTGTAGAATCGGATACCCGGGATGAATGGACCGGCAGCTGGCAGGAAGCCGTCTTTAGTAACGGCGAGACCTTGACCGTGCAGCTGCCGTTCCTGTCCGCAGGCCGGCATGTCCTGAGGCTCTACATGGTTGACCCTTATGTGACCTTAACGAAGTTCGTACTGTATACAACTGCAGAGAGCGGCGGAAATCTGGGACCGGTGTACAGCAGACGGAATTATACCTCCGCTGCCGGATACGGGCTTGAGGCTCCGGATGTGCAGTGGGACAGGCTTGAACAGCTGTGCAGCAGCTGGTATACGGCCAGCCCCGGCGAGGCTCCGCTTCCGGATGTGCTGTATGCAGACGAGGAGTTCTTCAAGACGACGGATCAGATCTTCAATAAGGTCCGGAGCATGCCGCAAGCGGCCCTTGGAGAACGCCGTTATGCAAGTCTCCGGGCAGCAGACGGGACCAAGAATTGGCTTGCAGCCTTCGGCTCCGGCAGCTTTACAGAAGAGAGCGGCGTACTGGCGATTGAGGCGGAATATGCCCTGGAGAATTCAGCCGATGCGTATCTTACGCCAGGCGCGGACGGCAGCGGCCTTAGCTGGAGCCATCTGCAGGCGCAAACGAACGGCAGGACAGGGCTGGCTATGCATGTAGCCCCGCCGGGGATACAGTGGGATGATCCGCAGCAGGCTCCGGCGATGCATTACGGGCTGAATATCAGTACACCGGGAGTCTACCGGGTCTGGATGCTGCTCCGGCATTATAACGATAAGTCGGACTCCTGCTATCTGGCACTTGACGGTCAAGTGCAGCTGTTAGCAGAGCAGCTCGGTAAGGGCACGCTGCATACGTACAATACTGCGTATGTATATTACTGGTGCCTGATCTCCGAGCTGGAGATCACTGCAGGCAGGCATATCTTCTCTGTGCTCGCGAGGAAGTCGCAGCTGCGGATCGACCGCATCTACCTGACCACCGGCGGGGAGCTGCCGCCGGCGGATGCCCAGTGGAAGGATTCACTTAGAGCATAG
- a CDS encoding Ig-like domain-containing protein, producing the protein MFQFLRRTTAKILAASLLMSIICGQLQPGPAVQAANVPGSGLQLSDSTYYFASDYFSAMPTGAAPVKQLTVTDLPAGVTNEEVAWSSSDSSVATVDQSGLVTAAGKGTALITASAAGSLYRSSCAVYVPSISESFDNLAAGDAWGITTGNAAAIMGASASTITGIPGQVFKAAYSASGTRGFYKTFAAPVANEKVLLNFDWNVGTLTNGAGSLSIQDSMHRSYITFALPLTGTATGSRTIIYDTTPTTTRGTPYTLPEESWGTQKGKPVAGSGFDTANATYNVTVAIDFLNKKIDFTLTNKTDAAKTASVRNIPFSTAVTYSNNFGAIEMLGIRTSSTATWNPWLDNFNVYTAVPDITSVSLNTSELKLSNITAASSSTAQLTATVNPAVPDVNQNVTWSSSDTAVATVSATGVVNAVYDGIATITAVSVKNPAVSSTAIVTVRPPIEISELHITDAGVNVEGTAIGKTTGTNFKLDYTIHPADADYQSVRWSSSDPAVVNVGATSGMAYVLAPGDAEIMLTADAFAEYGGPVITRTFTVHATGEATAWVPVEEVTLDHAVLTLNARGANGVLNASIGPVNATNQNLIWTTSDAAVARVSSGVITPVSSGIAVITVATDDGNFTASCTVTVNVGVTGLALDRSSLSLTTPGGAGTGLPGTLTPVIYPADASIKDVIWTTSNPAVATVDNGIVTPAGGGTAIITATSADGGYTASSTVTVAISVNGISLAATALELSMGGLSGDLTTIIQPLDAANKNVIWTTSDAAVATVSGNGIVTPVNTGTARITVKTADGSFSATCEVTVSPAVALTALTLDQSSLLLPSGGVTRALTPGFSPAEASNTSLTWTTSDASVATVLNGVVTSVAPGTATITAASAEGGLTADSTVTVIPPNGATITNDTFYKDTDGNPIYSQGGGIFKFGDTYYWYGVHYKEAETYAQTLVRVADRTTFMGFSCYSSKDLVHWKNEGDVMTRNTPGAENATWVGRMGVAYNQNTQKYVLLSQFYYDGSDGGEGGGGLLFAVSNSPAGPFTIDHIQSHIPGISDTGPGTGDQSLFIDDDGLPYLIASSPNGRSRQYVVPLEPADFLSLGPAVQISRGQGLEGNAMFKYDGNYYFASSDLHGWNASHSYVFQASNILGPYSPVYVMEGTDASFSHVSQTGFFLTVKGTEGSTVIYAGDRWSNFAGNGLGYNQWVPLSFDGSKPVFNDLSQWTIDAEAGTWASAPGNNYVSNPTFEADRVVTSAVAGWTVTDNVSGAANSNLKGSQYSGNFVYQQKAATPYIAALSQVVSDLPDGSYTLKAWVKSSGGQNAANLYAKNYGGEAKAVSVKTAVPDWTEVVIKNIVVTDGEMEIGLYSDALGGQWVQIDNLSLTKDAVSVSGVELDHAALQLTLNGEQGVLTPLMAPHDATITGIIWSTSNPEVVTVEAGVVTAAGLGTATVTATTVDGGYKAASRIKVVPSADASLSGISVGGVPLADFSPGTLDYRFQLAAGTLTAPQVSATAANSGASIAYTQAAAPQGQAVILVTAADGSAQTYTVQFIVPGTAVTGVKLSQNSADIKAGESRKLSATVMPADATNAAVLWSSDNESVAAVEGDGTVTGIAAGMAIIKVTTADGGFSDTAAVTVTAAATAAVPADGLASSSGSKAGAGSVSGPAAGPANSGQSAEPAGLGQPASTQPGFNDKVNPDTVRLIAERGKKAPPVTFTDVNPDSWSAQLIERASRMGMVSGFADGLFKPAGKVTRAEFAVMVVRAFGLSSAGGSQFTDTQAHWAVNEIAVLRALGISSGYSDGSFHPNQQITRAEIVGMLARLVDYAPAAKPAFSDTASSWAAGPIEAFAAYGIVSGAGEGKFMPNASASRAEAVAIIVRMIDRLVG; encoded by the coding sequence ATGTTTCAATTTTTAAGGAGGACTACGGCGAAAATTTTAGCGGCATCGCTGCTTATGTCCATCATTTGCGGGCAGCTGCAGCCCGGTCCGGCGGTTCAGGCGGCGAATGTTCCGGGCTCCGGCCTGCAGCTCAGCGACAGCACTTATTATTTTGCGAGCGATTACTTTTCTGCAATGCCTACAGGAGCTGCACCTGTGAAGCAACTGACTGTTACGGATCTTCCTGCAGGTGTTACGAATGAAGAGGTGGCCTGGTCGTCAAGCGATTCAAGTGTAGCCACAGTGGATCAGTCCGGACTGGTTACGGCTGCCGGCAAAGGCACAGCGCTCATCACTGCGTCAGCTGCGGGCAGCTTATATAGGTCATCCTGTGCTGTATATGTGCCGTCCATAAGTGAGAGCTTCGACAATCTTGCCGCAGGCGATGCTTGGGGAATCACTACAGGTAACGCAGCTGCCATAATGGGAGCTTCAGCCAGTACCATCACAGGCATACCGGGGCAAGTATTTAAAGCAGCGTACAGTGCCTCAGGTACCAGAGGCTTCTATAAGACATTCGCGGCACCGGTGGCCAACGAAAAAGTGCTGCTGAATTTTGATTGGAACGTAGGCACATTAACGAATGGTGCAGGATCACTCAGTATACAGGACAGCATGCACCGAAGTTATATTACCTTTGCCCTTCCGTTAACCGGAACTGCGACTGGTTCACGTACGATTATATATGATACAACGCCTACCACAACAAGAGGCACACCTTATACGCTGCCAGAGGAGAGCTGGGGAACCCAGAAGGGGAAGCCGGTGGCAGGCTCAGGCTTTGACACCGCAAATGCAACCTATAACGTAACCGTAGCTATTGATTTTTTGAATAAAAAAATTGATTTTACACTTACGAACAAGACTGATGCCGCGAAGACGGCTTCAGTCCGCAATATTCCATTCTCCACTGCGGTTACGTACAGCAACAATTTCGGTGCCATTGAAATGCTGGGAATCAGAACGTCAAGTACGGCTACCTGGAATCCATGGCTGGATAATTTCAATGTGTATACAGCGGTTCCTGATATTACTTCTGTATCCCTGAATACAAGCGAGTTGAAGCTGAGCAACATCACAGCTGCTTCCTCCAGTACCGCACAATTGACTGCTACAGTTAATCCGGCAGTTCCTGATGTTAATCAGAATGTGACATGGTCATCCAGCGACACCGCTGTTGCTACAGTCAGTGCTACGGGGGTTGTCAATGCGGTATATGACGGCATAGCAACCATTACGGCAGTTTCAGTCAAAAATCCTGCGGTCAGCAGTACAGCTATAGTAACCGTACGTCCGCCTATTGAGATCTCAGAGCTGCATATTACAGATGCCGGGGTTAACGTCGAAGGAACGGCAATCGGGAAAACGACAGGCACGAACTTCAAGCTTGACTACACTATTCATCCGGCTGACGCGGATTATCAAAGTGTCAGATGGAGCTCAAGCGACCCTGCCGTTGTCAATGTAGGCGCTACTTCAGGAATGGCTTATGTTCTGGCACCGGGAGATGCAGAAATCATGTTAACGGCGGATGCGTTCGCAGAATATGGCGGACCCGTGATCACCCGCACTTTTACAGTACATGCAACGGGAGAGGCGACAGCCTGGGTGCCTGTAGAAGAAGTAACGCTTGATCATGCGGTCCTTACATTGAATGCCCGGGGTGCAAATGGAGTATTGAACGCAAGCATCGGGCCGGTGAATGCGACGAATCAGAATCTCATATGGACGACCAGCGATGCAGCCGTCGCAAGGGTGTCCAGCGGTGTGATTACACCTGTAAGCTCAGGTATAGCAGTCATTACGGTTGCTACAGATGACGGAAACTTCACCGCATCATGCACTGTGACGGTCAACGTAGGTGTAACAGGATTAGCGCTCGACAGATCAAGCCTGTCTCTGACTACGCCTGGCGGAGCCGGGACCGGCCTGCCGGGAACATTGACCCCGGTGATCTATCCTGCTGATGCAAGCATCAAAGATGTAATCTGGACGACAAGCAATCCGGCAGTGGCAACAGTCGATAACGGTATCGTTACACCCGCAGGGGGAGGGACAGCTATCATTACCGCCACTTCGGCTGATGGAGGCTATACGGCGTCGTCAACTGTGACGGTTGCCATTTCAGTAAATGGCATTTCGCTTGCAGCCACCGCTTTAGAACTGTCCATGGGCGGACTGAGCGGCGATCTCACAACGATTATCCAGCCTCTGGATGCCGCCAACAAAAATGTAATCTGGACGACCAGCGATGCGGCAGTTGCAACCGTGTCCGGCAATGGCATTGTAACCCCTGTAAATACCGGTACAGCCCGGATAACGGTTAAGACAGCGGATGGCAGCTTCAGTGCAACCTGTGAGGTAACGGTATCCCCCGCTGTTGCATTAACCGCGCTTACACTTGATCAGTCCAGCCTGCTGCTGCCAAGCGGCGGTGTGACTCGGGCCCTGACTCCCGGGTTCTCACCGGCAGAGGCATCAAATACAAGTTTGACCTGGACGACGAGCGATGCATCCGTTGCTACCGTATTGAACGGGGTCGTCACTTCTGTTGCTCCCGGAACGGCAACAATTACAGCAGCCTCAGCGGAAGGCGGGCTGACGGCTGACAGTACTGTAACGGTGATCCCGCCAAACGGGGCAACAATTACGAATGATACCTTTTATAAGGATACCGACGGGAACCCTATCTATTCGCAAGGGGGAGGGATCTTCAAGTTCGGAGATACCTATTATTGGTACGGGGTGCATTATAAAGAGGCAGAGACCTATGCGCAGACGCTGGTAAGAGTAGCGGACCGCACCACCTTCATGGGCTTCTCCTGCTATTCATCCAAGGATCTGGTTCATTGGAAGAATGAAGGAGACGTCATGACGCGGAATACCCCCGGGGCTGAGAATGCTACCTGGGTAGGACGCATGGGGGTGGCGTACAATCAGAATACGCAAAAATACGTTCTGCTCTCGCAGTTCTATTATGATGGCAGCGACGGCGGTGAAGGCGGCGGCGGTTTGCTGTTTGCAGTCAGTAACAGTCCGGCCGGCCCGTTCACCATTGATCATATCCAAAGTCATATACCTGGCATATCGGATACCGGGCCGGGTACAGGAGACCAATCGTTGTTCATTGATGATGACGGCCTGCCGTATCTCATTGCATCAAGTCCTAACGGCCGGAGCAGGCAGTATGTGGTGCCGCTTGAGCCGGCGGACTTTCTGAGCCTTGGACCTGCAGTTCAGATCAGCCGCGGTCAAGGACTGGAAGGCAACGCTATGTTCAAGTATGACGGCAATTACTATTTCGCTTCGTCAGATCTGCATGGCTGGAATGCATCGCATAGTTATGTATTCCAGGCGTCTAACATACTGGGGCCTTATTCGCCTGTCTATGTTATGGAAGGAACAGATGCCAGCTTCAGCCATGTGTCACAGACGGGATTTTTCTTAACGGTTAAGGGTACAGAGGGTTCGACTGTAATCTATGCAGGCGACCGGTGGAGTAATTTCGCCGGCAACGGGCTTGGCTATAACCAGTGGGTTCCGCTGTCGTTCGACGGAAGCAAGCCGGTATTCAATGATTTAAGCCAATGGACGATTGATGCTGAAGCAGGAACATGGGCCTCCGCACCCGGTAACAACTATGTCAGCAATCCAACCTTTGAAGCGGACCGGGTCGTCACCTCAGCCGTTGCGGGCTGGACGGTTACGGACAATGTATCCGGCGCAGCGAACTCCAATCTGAAGGGCAGCCAATACAGCGGGAATTTTGTCTATCAGCAAAAGGCAGCCACACCGTATATCGCTGCCTTGAGTCAAGTGGTCAGTGATCTGCCGGACGGATCCTATACCTTAAAAGCATGGGTGAAGAGCAGCGGAGGACAGAATGCTGCTAACCTGTATGCCAAGAATTATGGAGGAGAGGCTAAGGCGGTTTCAGTCAAAACTGCAGTTCCGGATTGGACGGAGGTGGTTATCAAGAACATCGTTGTGACTGACGGGGAGATGGAGATCGGGTTATATTCGGATGCGCTCGGCGGACAATGGGTTCAAATCGACAATCTCTCCTTGACCAAGGACGCAGTCTCCGTATCAGGAGTAGAGCTTGATCATGCAGCCCTGCAGTTAACCCTTAACGGGGAACAAGGGGTGTTGACTCCGCTGATGGCTCCTCATGATGCCACGATTACAGGGATTATATGGTCCACAAGCAATCCCGAAGTGGTAACCGTTGAAGCGGGTGTGGTTACTGCTGCGGGACTTGGAACAGCAACTGTAACTGCAACAACCGTGGATGGCGGCTACAAGGCAGCAAGCAGAATAAAGGTTGTTCCCAGCGCTGACGCAAGCCTGAGCGGTATTTCAGTAGGAGGCGTCCCGCTGGCAGATTTCAGTCCCGGTACGCTTGACTACCGGTTCCAGCTAGCAGCAGGCACGCTGACAGCCCCCCAAGTATCCGCAACTGCGGCGAATAGCGGGGCATCCATCGCATATACACAGGCAGCTGCCCCGCAAGGGCAAGCGGTCATTCTCGTCACGGCAGCTGACGGCTCTGCACAGACTTATACTGTACAGTTCATTGTACCGGGTACAGCAGTCACCGGAGTGAAGCTGTCACAGAATTCAGCAGACATCAAGGCTGGAGAGAGCCGCAAGCTGTCAGCAACAGTTATGCCGGCGGATGCAACAAATGCGGCAGTACTGTGGAGCTCGGATAACGAGAGTGTCGCGGCGGTTGAAGGAGATGGGACAGTGACAGGAATCGCAGCAGGCATGGCAATCATTAAGGTAACAACAGCCGATGGCGGATTTAGCGATACAGCAGCAGTGACAGTAACGGCCGCGGCAACAGCGGCAGTACCAGCGGACGGTCTGGCCAGCAGCAGCGGAAGCAAGGCCGGAGCGGGATCAGTTAGCGGGCCAGCAGCGGGGCCTGCTAACTCCGGCCAATCTGCGGAGCCGGCGGGTCTGGGGCAGCCGGCCTCAACTCAGCCGGGATTCAATGATAAAGTTAATCCGGACACCGTCCGCCTGATTGCTGAACGGGGAAAGAAGGCTCCGCCTGTAACATTCACCGATGTGAATCCGGATTCATGGAGTGCACAGCTTATTGAGCGCGCCTCCCGGATGGGCATGGTGTCGGGCTTTGCGGATGGCTTATTCAAGCCGGCCGGCAAGGTGACGCGAGCGGAGTTTGCCGTAATGGTGGTTAGAGCCTTCGGACTCTCTTCTGCAGGCGGCTCACAATTTACAGACACTCAAGCGCATTGGGCGGTGAATGAAATTGCCGTACTCCGGGCTTTGGGCATAAGCTCAGGCTATAGCGACGGCAGCTTTCATCCCAATCAGCAAATTACCCGGGCTGAGATCGTAGGCATGCTTGCCCGTCTGGTAGATTATGCACCTGCGGCGAAGCCTGCGTTCTCCGATACCGCTTCCAGCTGGGCAGCCGGTCCGATCGAAGCCTTCGCTGCATACGGAATCGTCTCAGGTGCAGGCGAAGGGAAGTTCATGCCTAATGCCAGTGCTTCAAGGGCAGAGGCGGTAGCCATTATAGTCCGTATGATAGACCGGTTGGTAGGTTAA